In the Haloferula helveola genome, one interval contains:
- a CDS encoding carbon-nitrogen hydrolase family protein — protein sequence MGTLIGSISGRPWIGGLGVAAFAVLGLATIWPEPPPDSRLPFPTSRLSGRTSVRVATIQYAPQFANPIANRRQLVPLIREAAEGGARIVVVPEAAITGYIAEDRSENWQRSGRPIAGEWQGKDPLKYAETVPGRSTREWSTLADELDIYLTIPFIEKADDRFFNTVCLAGPDGEIHAHYRKIHPYPDTESSWATPGDRGLQCVDTEFGRLAIAVCYDIHFLPEKYEAEQPWTLLFPTAWVDDEHPAPWFWHEMPKKAEKHGFHIVAANWSVREPRPWRGFGFSGVMLDTGQVAATAKSLIGSEVVFADLPTAPRR from the coding sequence GTGGGCACGCTCATCGGATCAATTTCCGGCCGACCTTGGATCGGCGGACTCGGCGTTGCGGCATTCGCCGTGCTCGGCCTCGCCACCATCTGGCCGGAGCCGCCGCCCGACTCCCGACTTCCGTTTCCCACGAGCCGGTTGTCCGGAAGGACGAGCGTGCGGGTCGCGACAATCCAGTATGCCCCGCAGTTCGCCAACCCGATCGCCAACCGCCGCCAGTTGGTGCCGCTGATCCGTGAAGCGGCCGAAGGCGGTGCCCGGATCGTGGTGGTACCGGAAGCGGCGATCACCGGCTACATTGCCGAGGACCGGAGCGAGAACTGGCAGCGGTCGGGTCGTCCGATCGCCGGAGAATGGCAGGGCAAGGACCCGCTGAAGTACGCCGAAACCGTCCCCGGCCGGTCGACCCGTGAGTGGTCCACCCTGGCGGACGAACTCGACATCTACCTCACGATCCCGTTCATCGAGAAGGCGGACGACCGATTCTTCAACACGGTCTGCCTCGCCGGTCCGGACGGGGAAATCCACGCCCACTACCGCAAGATCCACCCCTACCCCGATACCGAGAGCTCGTGGGCCACACCGGGAGACCGCGGCCTCCAGTGCGTCGACACCGAGTTCGGCCGATTGGCGATTGCGGTGTGCTACGACATCCATTTCCTGCCGGAGAAATACGAGGCCGAGCAGCCGTGGACGCTGCTTTTCCCGACGGCGTGGGTCGATGACGAGCATCCTGCCCCGTGGTTCTGGCACGAGATGCCGAAGAAGGCCGAGAAGCACGGCTTCCACATTGTCGCCGCGAACTGGAGCGTCCGCGAGCCACGGCCGTGGCGGGGTTTCGGTTTTTCCGGGGTCATGCTCGACACAGGCCAGGTCGCGGCGACGGCCAAGAGCCTGATCGGCTCTGAGGTGGTCTTCGCCGACCTGCCGACAGCGCCCCGCCGCTGA
- a CDS encoding methyltransferase domain-containing protein produces the protein MGNEGLPDDVAAHYDDLDPLYRRIWGEHLHHGLWRTGDESPEQAAEAMTELVGERLGLHSGQWLCDVGCGYGRMARELAGRFDVRVTGLTISEKQAARAMRDVDDRVHITHGDWMDNGLPDQRFDAVLAVESLEHMHDPARAVAEMARVLRPGGRVVLCCWLRIPDPLPWERRFLLDPIAEDGRLAGMSTERQVTGWLEAAGLVLEQSEDLSREVERTWPVCIGRSTKALFTDSGTRRFLLARFGRSRAIGVTLFRIWAAYVLGAMRYVIFTARKPG, from the coding sequence ATGGGGAATGAGGGCCTGCCGGATGATGTCGCCGCCCACTATGACGACCTCGATCCGCTGTATCGCCGGATCTGGGGCGAGCACCTTCACCACGGTTTGTGGCGGACCGGCGACGAGTCGCCGGAACAGGCGGCCGAGGCGATGACCGAACTGGTTGGCGAACGGCTCGGGCTGCATTCGGGTCAGTGGCTCTGCGACGTCGGCTGCGGTTACGGTCGGATGGCTCGCGAACTCGCCGGACGCTTCGACGTCCGGGTGACCGGCCTGACCATTTCGGAAAAGCAGGCGGCGCGCGCCATGCGGGACGTCGACGACAGGGTGCACATCACCCACGGGGACTGGATGGACAACGGGCTGCCGGACCAGCGCTTCGACGCGGTGCTGGCAGTCGAGAGCCTCGAGCATATGCACGATCCGGCACGGGCGGTCGCCGAGATGGCGAGGGTTCTCCGCCCGGGCGGCAGGGTGGTGCTTTGTTGCTGGCTCCGGATCCCGGATCCGCTGCCATGGGAGCGCCGGTTTTTGTTGGATCCGATCGCGGAGGATGGCCGGCTTGCGGGCATGTCGACCGAGAGGCAGGTAACCGGGTGGCTTGAGGCGGCGGGGCTCGTGCTTGAGCAATCGGAGGACCTCAGTCGCGAGGTCGAGCGCACGTGGCCGGTGTGCATCGGGCGCAGCACGAAGGCGCTTTTCACCGATTCCGGGACGCGTCGGTTCCTGCTCGCGAGATTTGGGCGGAGCCGCGCAATCGGCGTCACGCTCTTCCGTATCTGGGCGGCCTACGTGCTGGGGGCGATGCGCTATGTGATCTTCACCGCTCGGAAGCCGGGGTGA
- a CDS encoding aldo/keto reductase encodes MKQRRLGKSGIVVSEVCMGTMTFGVQTDEKEAFRVMDRSVDAGIDFFDTAEVYPVPPTVELAGTTEEIVGRWLKTRPRDGVIIATKVAGAAHAWFNPPVRHGKAALDRHHIRKAVEGSLRRLQTDYIDLYQVHWPDHGMRAEDTLEALDELVREGKLRAIGTSNEDSWGLMKALWTSDKEALKRFDTIQNNFSLNNRRFEDELAEVCRREQVSLLPYSPIGGGVLSGKYNDGALPDGARFSEYIANGGPRQKAMAKRFFNPRSEESTKRFMAIAADAGIHPVTLAVAWSKQHDFVASTIVGVTSEPQLDPIFAAIDLELDESTIEAIDAVSREIPYPMG; translated from the coding sequence ATGAAGCAACGACGACTCGGCAAGAGCGGCATCGTGGTCAGCGAGGTCTGCATGGGCACCATGACTTTCGGAGTCCAGACGGACGAAAAGGAGGCCTTCCGTGTGATGGACCGCTCGGTGGATGCGGGGATCGATTTCTTCGACACCGCTGAAGTCTATCCGGTGCCACCGACGGTCGAGCTGGCGGGCACCACCGAGGAGATCGTCGGGCGCTGGCTGAAGACGCGTCCGCGCGACGGCGTGATCATCGCGACCAAGGTCGCCGGCGCCGCGCACGCCTGGTTCAACCCGCCGGTCCGACACGGCAAGGCCGCGCTCGACCGCCATCACATTCGCAAGGCGGTCGAAGGATCGCTTCGGCGGCTGCAGACCGACTACATTGATCTCTATCAGGTGCACTGGCCGGACCACGGGATGCGCGCCGAGGACACGCTCGAGGCTCTCGACGAACTGGTGCGCGAGGGGAAGCTGCGGGCGATCGGGACCAGCAACGAGGACTCCTGGGGGCTGATGAAGGCGCTTTGGACCTCGGACAAGGAGGCGCTGAAGCGCTTCGACACCATCCAGAACAACTTCTCGCTCAACAACCGTCGCTTCGAGGACGAACTCGCCGAGGTCTGCCGTCGCGAACAGGTCAGCCTGCTCCCTTACAGCCCGATCGGCGGCGGAGTCCTCAGCGGGAAATACAACGACGGAGCGCTTCCCGACGGTGCCCGCTTCAGCGAATACATTGCCAACGGCGGACCGCGCCAGAAGGCAATGGCCAAACGCTTCTTCAACCCGCGCAGCGAGGAATCGACCAAGCGCTTCATGGCAATCGCCGCGGATGCCGGGATCCACCCGGTGACTCTCGCCGTGGCGTGGAGCAAGCAGCACGACTTCGTCGCCAGCACGATCGTCGGCGTGACCAGCGAGCCGCAGCTCGACCCGATCTTCGCGGCGATCGATCTGGAGCTCGACGAGTCGACGATCGAGGCGATCGACGCCGTCAGTCGCGAGATCCCGTACCCGATGGGCTGA
- a CDS encoding CPBP family intramembrane glutamic endopeptidase produces the protein MNPAPEIPALPPSIAAPPPLPAAARPAWNGWWTLLWAFALMMAWQTAQTIGLAGYLAATWDKADFREFMKDPMSLMQNADALWFASALGALAVCPLCWLVGRFKSGWGGWDYMGNAKVRWWPPVLWTLGIVAFGMGFNLIAPAIGIDESPQVMVDMALNTNHIWLMIAAVAIGAPLVEEFMFRGVLFRGWRHSRMGLWGTIFVTSAIWAVLHVQYSFAIVFYIFLMGIVLAYARERTGNIWVPVAMHALNNSLAAIELVRATAV, from the coding sequence GTGAATCCCGCTCCTGAGATCCCCGCCCTGCCGCCATCAATAGCGGCACCACCTCCCCTGCCCGCCGCCGCCAGGCCGGCATGGAACGGCTGGTGGACGTTGCTCTGGGCCTTCGCCCTGATGATGGCTTGGCAAACTGCCCAGACGATCGGTCTCGCGGGCTACCTCGCGGCGACTTGGGACAAGGCCGACTTCAGGGAGTTCATGAAGGACCCGATGTCGCTGATGCAGAATGCGGACGCGCTGTGGTTTGCCTCGGCACTTGGAGCCCTCGCGGTTTGTCCGCTGTGCTGGCTGGTGGGGCGCTTCAAGTCCGGATGGGGCGGATGGGACTACATGGGTAACGCCAAAGTCCGCTGGTGGCCGCCCGTCCTTTGGACCTTGGGTATCGTCGCCTTCGGCATGGGCTTCAACCTGATCGCGCCTGCCATCGGCATCGATGAGTCTCCCCAAGTGATGGTCGATATGGCCCTGAACACCAATCACATATGGCTGATGATCGCAGCGGTCGCGATCGGTGCCCCGCTGGTCGAGGAGTTCATGTTCCGCGGCGTCCTGTTCCGCGGCTGGCGGCATTCCAGGATGGGCCTGTGGGGCACGATTTTCGTCACCTCGGCGATCTGGGCCGTGCTCCACGTGCAGTACAGCTTCGCGATCGTGTTCTACATCTTCCTGATGGGAATCGTGCTGGCCTACGCCCGTGAACGCACCGGCAACATCTGGGTGCCGGTCGCCATGCACGCCCTCAACAACTCGCTGGCAGCCATCGAGTTGGTGCGCGCGACCGCGGTCTGA